One window of Corallococcus caeni genomic DNA carries:
- a CDS encoding sigma-54-dependent transcriptional regulator, translated as MPSDLPSDARILVVDDHVEMGRMLQEPLADAGWTVDLATGGQEALGLIRSRVYDAVLTDLRMEKVDGLDVLDAARAVDPELPVLLMTAFGGVESAVEAMRRGAYHYFTKPFRLDEVRLYLGRALEDRRLRAEHRALKQASQERSGLGALVGRSAPMRGLYELIDRVAHAAAPVLLRGESGSGKELVARALHFEGPRAPGPFVAVNCTALPGPLLESELFGHVKGAFTGATSVRRGLFVEAHGGTLFLDEIGDMPTELQARLLRVLEDGEVRAVGSDASRTVDVRVVAATHQDLEARVREGRFRADLFYRLNVVTLRVPSLKERREDIPQLVEHFTARSRARNPRSRVTSLSPEVVAALGAMPWPGNVRELENLVERLVVLVPRETVTLEDLRPHAPVPEPETPLAQAQEGVWTLRKLEGEYIHWMVQHCGGNKTRAAELLGIDVSTIHRRERER; from the coding sequence ATGCCGAGCGACTTGCCATCTGACGCCCGCATCCTCGTGGTGGACGACCACGTGGAGATGGGGCGCATGCTCCAGGAGCCGCTGGCCGACGCGGGCTGGACGGTGGACCTGGCCACGGGCGGCCAGGAGGCGCTGGGCCTCATCCGCTCGCGCGTATACGACGCGGTGCTCACCGACCTGCGCATGGAGAAGGTGGACGGGCTGGACGTGCTGGACGCCGCGCGCGCGGTGGATCCGGAGCTGCCCGTGCTCTTGATGACGGCCTTCGGCGGCGTGGAGAGCGCGGTGGAGGCGATGCGCCGGGGCGCGTACCACTACTTCACCAAGCCCTTCCGCCTGGACGAGGTGCGGCTGTACCTGGGCCGCGCGTTGGAGGACCGCCGGCTGCGCGCGGAGCACCGGGCGCTGAAGCAGGCGTCGCAGGAGCGCTCCGGGCTGGGCGCGCTGGTGGGCAGGAGCGCGCCCATGCGCGGGCTGTACGAGCTCATCGACCGGGTGGCGCACGCGGCGGCCCCGGTGCTGCTGCGGGGTGAGAGCGGCAGCGGCAAGGAGCTGGTGGCCCGCGCGCTGCACTTCGAGGGCCCGCGCGCGCCAGGACCCTTCGTGGCCGTCAACTGCACCGCGCTGCCAGGGCCGCTGCTGGAGAGCGAGCTGTTCGGCCATGTGAAGGGCGCCTTCACCGGGGCCACGTCCGTGCGGCGCGGCCTGTTCGTGGAGGCCCACGGCGGCACGCTGTTCCTGGACGAGATTGGCGACATGCCCACGGAGCTCCAGGCGCGGCTCTTGCGCGTGCTGGAGGACGGCGAGGTGCGCGCGGTGGGCTCGGACGCCAGCCGCACGGTGGACGTGCGCGTGGTGGCGGCCACGCACCAGGACCTGGAGGCGCGCGTGCGGGAAGGGCGCTTCCGCGCGGACCTCTTCTACCGACTCAACGTCGTGACGCTGCGGGTGCCTTCGCTGAAGGAGCGCCGCGAGGACATCCCGCAGCTGGTGGAGCACTTCACCGCCCGCTCCCGGGCGCGCAACCCGCGCTCGCGCGTGACGTCGCTGTCACCGGAGGTGGTGGCCGCGCTGGGCGCCATGCCCTGGCCGGGCAACGTGCGCGAGCTGGAGAACCTGGTGGAGCGGCTGGTGGTGCTCGTCCCCCGGGAGACGGTGACGCTGGAGGACCTGCGGCCCCACGCGCCGGTGCCGGAGCCGGAGACCCCGCTCGCCCAGGCGCAGGAGGGCGTGTGGACCCTGCGCAAGCTGGAGGGGGAGTACATCCACTGGATGGTCCAGCACTGCGGCGGGAACAAGACCCGCGCCGCGGAGCTGCTGGGCATCGATGTGTCCACCATCCACCGTCGCGAGCGGGAGCGGTAG
- a CDS encoding DNA-binding response regulator gives MTPLRTTRALLLGADESLASLLADVLGDLGIALFLDAGDAARPDLVLAHVERGEAILPVLTRARACAAAAPVVVLLPFADERLVSRALCQGARACFALGRPLDELRALLRSHFPSLETTHG, from the coding sequence GTGACGCCCCTGCGCACAACCCGGGCCTTGCTGCTCGGTGCGGATGAGTCCCTGGCATCGTTGCTGGCGGACGTGCTGGGCGACCTGGGCATCGCCCTGTTCCTGGACGCGGGGGACGCGGCCCGGCCGGACCTGGTGCTGGCGCACGTGGAGCGCGGTGAGGCCATCCTCCCGGTGCTGACGCGCGCGCGGGCCTGCGCCGCCGCCGCGCCCGTCGTGGTCCTGCTTCCCTTCGCGGACGAGCGCCTGGTGTCACGCGCCCTGTGTCAGGGGGCCCGGGCATGTTTCGCGCTGGGCCGTCCGCTCGATGAGCTTCGCGCCCTCCTGCGCTCGCACTTTCCCTCCTTGGAGACCACCCATGGGTGA
- a CDS encoding DUF6232 family protein — protein MGEPMAVVTVLRPVVPLRDVERRPVAVPEPVVAPVSDAGEPSLFQAGQVRVTRDRLVVGGQAWALRDVLQVETARRTPKVWPYLLAVGLGAVLGLPLLSWLSVSVTAFRGAYEAGLVFTALGFFASMAALLVVEDTYYLVLGLPGGARRVFGSHDAQLIARLAGTVRAACPRP, from the coding sequence ATGGGTGAACCGATGGCCGTCGTCACGGTGCTGCGTCCCGTTGTCCCCCTGCGCGATGTGGAGCGCCGCCCGGTGGCCGTGCCGGAGCCGGTGGTGGCTCCGGTGTCGGACGCGGGGGAGCCCTCCCTCTTCCAGGCGGGCCAGGTCCGCGTCACCCGCGACCGGCTGGTCGTGGGCGGGCAGGCCTGGGCGCTGCGCGACGTGCTCCAGGTGGAGACCGCGCGCCGCACCCCGAAGGTGTGGCCCTACCTGCTCGCGGTGGGCCTGGGGGCGGTGCTGGGGCTGCCGCTGTTGTCCTGGCTGTCCGTCAGCGTCACGGCATTCCGCGGGGCCTACGAGGCGGGGCTCGTCTTCACCGCCCTGGGCTTCTTCGCGTCCATGGCCGCGCTGCTCGTGGTGGAGGACACCTACTACCTGGTGCTGGGGCTGCCGGGCGGCGCGCGCCGCGTCTTCGGCAGCCACGACGCCCAGCTCATCGCGCGGCTTGCGGGGACGGTGCGGGCCGCGTGTCCCCGGCCGTGA
- a CDS encoding LLM class flavin-dependent oxidoreductase has product MIPFSVLDLSPVISGGDPGLALRNSLDLARHAEDWGYQRFWLAEHHNMTGIASAATSVVIGYVAGGTKRIRVGAGGVMLPNHAPLVIAEQFGTLETLYPGRIDLGLGRAPGTDQRTSAALRRGLGADSFPQDVVELQNYFKDPTPGQAVRAVPGAGLHVPLWLLGSSTYSAQLAAALGLPFAFASHFAPAQMMSALHLYRTQFRPSDVLQKPYAMIGVNVFAADTDKEAQRLFTSLLQAFLNLRRGRPGPLLPPVDSLDGQLNEMELAEIEHMLACTVVGSPASVREGLQSLLDQTGVDEMMVTAQIYDHAARLRSFELVSQVREQLTAGDTRPAPSPQAAR; this is encoded by the coding sequence ATGATCCCCTTCTCCGTCCTCGACCTGTCCCCCGTCATCTCCGGGGGCGATCCCGGCCTCGCCCTGCGCAACAGCCTGGACCTGGCCCGCCACGCGGAGGACTGGGGCTACCAGCGCTTCTGGCTGGCCGAGCACCACAACATGACGGGCATCGCCAGCGCGGCCACATCGGTGGTCATCGGGTACGTGGCGGGGGGCACGAAGCGGATCCGCGTGGGCGCGGGCGGCGTCATGCTGCCCAACCACGCCCCGCTCGTCATCGCGGAGCAGTTCGGCACGCTGGAGACGCTCTACCCTGGCCGCATCGACCTGGGCCTGGGGCGCGCGCCGGGGACGGATCAACGCACCTCCGCCGCGCTGCGCAGGGGGCTGGGCGCGGACAGCTTCCCGCAGGACGTGGTGGAGCTGCAGAACTACTTCAAGGACCCCACGCCGGGGCAGGCCGTGCGCGCGGTGCCGGGCGCGGGCCTGCACGTGCCCCTGTGGCTGCTGGGCTCCAGCACCTACAGCGCGCAGCTGGCCGCGGCCCTGGGCCTGCCCTTCGCCTTCGCGTCGCACTTCGCGCCCGCGCAGATGATGAGCGCGCTGCACCTGTACCGCACGCAGTTCCGCCCGTCGGACGTGCTCCAGAAGCCGTACGCGATGATTGGCGTCAACGTCTTCGCCGCGGACACGGACAAGGAGGCCCAGCGACTCTTCACGTCACTGCTCCAGGCCTTCCTCAACCTGCGCCGGGGCCGGCCGGGTCCGCTCCTGCCGCCGGTGGACAGCCTGGACGGCCAGCTCAACGAGATGGAGCTGGCGGAGATCGAGCACATGCTGGCGTGCACCGTGGTGGGCTCGCCGGCCAGCGTGCGCGAGGGGCTCCAGTCCCTGCTCGACCAGACCGGGGTCGACGAGATGATGGTGACCGCGCAGATCTACGACCACGCCGCGCGGCTGCGCTCCTTCGAGCTCGTCTCGCAGGTGCGCGAGCAGCTCACGGCCGGGGACACGCGGCCCGCACCGTCCCCGCAAGCCGCGCGATGA